The genomic window GGTGGAGCTGCCCATGGCGAACTCGTCGAGGTTGGTCTTCCCGACGACGATCGCCCCGGCCGCGGTCAGACGCTCCACGACGGTGGCGTCGTACGGCGGCCGCCACCCCTCGAGCACCTTGGACGAGCAGGTGGTGGGGATGCCGCGGGTGCAGAGGTTGTCCTTGAGGGCGACGGGCACGCCGGCCAGCGGTCCGGGGTCCTCCCCCGCCACCACCCGCCGGTCGATCGCGAGCGCGGCCTCACGGGCCTTGTCGGCGGTCACCAGGTTGAAGGCGTGGACGTGCTCGTCGAGCCGCTCGATGCGGGCCAGGTGGGCGTCGAGCACGTCGACCGCGAGCTGCGTCCCGCTGCGGACGGCGGCGGCGATGTGGTGGGCGGTGGCCTCCGGCGTGACCGCCACGCTCCCGGTGTCGTCGCCGGTCGTGTCGCTCATGGCGCCTCCCCCAGCACGGGCGGCACCCGGAACTGGCCGTCCTCGACCGCCGGCGCCGCCGCCAGCACCTCGTCGCGCGGCAGCGAGGGCTGCACCTCGTCGGGCCGGAGCACGTTCTCGAGGGGGTAGGGGTGCGCGGTCGGGG from Acidimicrobiales bacterium includes these protein-coding regions:
- the gatC gene encoding Asp-tRNA(Asn)/Glu-tRNA(Gln) amidotransferase subunit GatC; translated protein: MADITRDDVAHVARLARIELTDDELDTFTGQLAKVLQHARDVEALDVSDVPPTAHPYPLENVLRPDEVQPSLPRDEVLAAAPAVEDGQFRVPPVLGEAP